A genomic stretch from Empedobacter stercoris includes:
- a CDS encoding IS3 family transposase (programmed frameshift): MARKVKYDVTYKLRCVKEVLKKHHSVHSISHQEGISGSLLRKWITDYHNQGALGLEPKKNQTYSVEFKLKVIKSITKQFLSFREARLKFNIPSESVIIKWQKDFATFGIDGLKPKPKGRPKTMSTSKGRPKKSKQPLTREEELLLEIERLRCENGTLKKVQCLNSSRGRKTKETWTQAINELRPEFHLNLLLDCTHMARSSFYYHISRSKTDKYEELKLKIKSIYHQHKGRYGYRRITDELRKSGTIINHKTVLKLMNSLGLKSLIRRKKYKSYKGEQGKIAPNILQRAFKADKPNQKWVTDVTEFKVKDKKLYLSPIMDLYNQEIISYELSERPVFNQVTQMLKKAFKITKDTKDLILHSDQGWQYQMKQYQALLNEKGIIQSMSRKGNCLDNAIIENFFGILKSELFYLQKFNSIEELKKEIKQYIYYYNNDRIKSNLNKMSPIQYRTHFYNY, translated from the exons ATGGCAAGAAAAGTAAAATATGATGTAACATACAAGTTGCGATGTGTCAAAGAAGTTTTAAAAAAACATCATTCAGTTCATTCTATATCACATCAAGAAGGTATTTCAGGAAGTTTATTGCGTAAGTGGATTACTGATTATCATAATCAAGGAGCTTTAGGTTTAGAACCTAAGAAAAACCAAACGTATAGCGTTGAATTTAAGTTGAAAGTTATTAAGTCTATAACCAAACAGTTTCTTAGTTTTCGTGAAGCACGCTTGAAATTTAATATTCCAAGTGAATCGGTTATTATAAAATGGCAAAAAGATTTTGCTACCTTTGGAATAGACGGATTAAAACCCAAACCAAAAGGCCGTCCCAAGACTATGAGCACATCTAAAGGTAGACCTAAAAAATCGAAACAACCGTTAACAAGAGAAGAAGAACTATTGTTGGAGATTGAACGTTTACGTTGTGAAAATG GCACTCTTAAAAAAGTTCAATGCCTTAATTCAAGCCGAGGAAGAAAAACAAAAGAAACTTGGACACAAGCCATAAATGAATTAAGGCCAGAATTTCATCTAAATTTACTTTTAGATTGTACACATATGGCTAGAAGCAGCTTTTACTATCATATTTCACGTAGTAAAACAGATAAATACGAGGAATTAAAACTTAAGATAAAATCCATTTATCATCAGCATAAAGGGCGATATGGCTATCGACGAATTACCGATGAATTAAGAAAATCAGGAACTATCATCAATCATAAAACTGTTCTTAAACTGATGAATAGCTTAGGATTAAAGAGTTTGATTCGAAGAAAAAAATACAAATCTTACAAAGGAGAACAAGGAAAGATTGCACCAAACATCTTGCAAAGAGCATTTAAGGCTGATAAACCCAACCAAAAATGGGTAACAGATGTTACCGAGTTTAAAGTAAAAGATAAAAAACTATATTTATCACCAATAATGGATCTGTACAATCAAGAAATTATCAGCTATGAGTTAAGCGAACGACCTGTTTTTAATCAAGTAACTCAAATGCTTAAAAAGGCATTTAAAATAACGAAAGACACTAAAGATTTGATATTACATTCAGATCAAGGATGGCAATATCAAATGAAACAATATCAGGCTTTATTAAATGAAAAAGGAATCATACAAAGTATGAGTAGAAAAGGAAATTGCTTAGATAATGCTATTATCGAGAATTTCTTCGGAATACTGAAATCGGAACTATTTTATTTACAAAAATTTAATTCTATTGAAGAGCTAAAAAAAGAAATAAAACAATACATTTACTATTACAATAACGATAGAATAAAATCGAACTTAAATAAAATGAGCCCGATACAATATCGAACTCATTTTTATAATTATTAA
- the lysS gene encoding lysine--tRNA ligase — MQLSEQEIIRREKLQQLRDLGVEPYPAEEFVVTSNSKEIKEKYEEGKVVKLAGRLMSVRVMGKASFAELQDSEGRIQLYVSRDDISSSEEGIEYNTIFKKLMDIGDFIGIEGYEFKTKVGEISVHVTKLTLLSKTLRPLPIVKTDDEGHIFDAFTDPELRYRMRYVDLVVNPHVKEIFLKRTRLFNAMRNFFNDRGYMEVETPVLQSIPGGAAARPFITHHNALDIPLYLRIANELYLKRLIVGGFDGVYEFSKNFRNEGMDRTHNPEFTAMEIYVAYKDYNWMMDFTEQLLEHCAIAVNGTSEATFGEHKINFKAPYKRVTMRQAIIDFTGFDIDGKSEAELFEAAKSMGIEVDDTMGKGKLIDEIFGEKCEGNYIQPTFITDYPKEMSPLTKQHRDNPELTERFELMVCGKEIANSYSELNDPIDQRERFEEQLKLSAKGDDEAGEFIDEDFLRALEFGMPPTGGLGIGMDRLIMFLTNNPSIQEVLFFPQMRPEKAAPAYELTEEETKIIEILKANENIDLNELKSQAALSGKKWDKSMKNLAKYNLTKVTVEGDSKTVSYLGE, encoded by the coding sequence ATGCAATTGTCTGAACAAGAAATTATTCGTAGAGAAAAACTACAACAATTAAGAGACTTAGGCGTTGAGCCTTACCCTGCCGAAGAATTCGTGGTAACTTCTAATTCGAAAGAAATTAAGGAAAAGTACGAAGAAGGAAAGGTAGTCAAGCTTGCCGGACGATTGATGAGTGTTCGTGTAATGGGAAAAGCATCTTTCGCAGAATTACAAGATAGCGAAGGTCGTATTCAGCTGTATGTATCAAGAGATGACATCTCTTCATCAGAAGAAGGAATCGAATACAATACTATTTTCAAGAAATTGATGGACATAGGAGATTTCATTGGAATCGAAGGATACGAATTCAAAACTAAAGTGGGTGAAATTTCTGTTCATGTAACAAAATTAACATTGTTATCAAAAACTTTACGTCCATTACCAATCGTTAAAACAGACGATGAAGGTCACATTTTTGATGCTTTTACAGATCCAGAATTACGTTACCGTATGCGTTATGTAGATTTGGTTGTAAACCCTCATGTCAAAGAAATTTTCTTAAAACGTACACGTTTATTCAATGCTATGCGTAATTTCTTCAACGATCGTGGATACATGGAAGTAGAAACTCCAGTTTTACAATCAATTCCTGGAGGAGCAGCAGCTCGTCCGTTTATTACGCATCACAATGCTTTGGACATTCCATTATATTTAAGAATCGCAAACGAATTATACTTAAAAAGATTAATCGTTGGTGGTTTTGATGGTGTTTACGAATTTTCTAAAAACTTCCGTAACGAAGGAATGGACCGTACACACAATCCAGAATTTACAGCAATGGAAATTTATGTTGCTTACAAAGATTACAACTGGATGATGGATTTCACAGAACAACTATTAGAGCACTGTGCTATCGCTGTCAATGGAACTTCTGAAGCTACTTTTGGAGAACATAAAATCAATTTTAAAGCGCCTTACAAACGAGTAACAATGCGTCAAGCAATTATTGATTTTACAGGTTTTGACATCGATGGTAAATCTGAAGCTGAATTATTTGAAGCAGCAAAAAGTATGGGAATCGAGGTTGATGATACAATGGGTAAAGGAAAACTAATTGATGAAATTTTCGGTGAAAAATGTGAAGGAAATTACATTCAACCAACTTTCATTACCGATTATCCAAAAGAAATGTCGCCATTGACAAAACAACACCGCGATAATCCTGAATTAACTGAACGTTTCGAATTAATGGTTTGTGGAAAAGAAATTGCAAACTCATATTCAGAATTAAATGATCCAATCGATCAACGTGAACGTTTCGAAGAACAATTAAAATTATCTGCAAAAGGTGACGACGAAGCAGGAGAATTTATTGACGAAGATTTCTTACGTGCTTTAGAATTCGGAATGCCGCCTACAGGTGGTTTAGGAATCGGTATGGACCGTTTGATTATGTTCTTAACAAACAATCCATCTATTCAAGAAGTTTTATTCTTCCCTCAAATGCGTCCAGAAAAAGCTGCACCAGCCTACGAATTGACAGAAGAAGAAACTAAAATTATTGAAATCTTAAAAGCTAACGAAAACATTGATTTAAATGAATTAAAGTCTCAAGCTGCTTTGAGCGGTAAAAAATGGGACAAATCAATGAAAAATTTAGCAAAATATAACTTGACTAAAGTTACTGTTGAAGGAGATTCTAAGACAGTTTCATATTTAGGCGAGTAA
- the rmuC gene encoding DNA recombination protein RmuC → MNSAIILTALLFFIIGAVISFLYAKSKANSAIIGNEIKYQELQKQYESLKSEFIEIKDDANFNLDQWQKEREKNTELTVRHQEAIKAVEEQKSFMLETNERLKEQFEALSAQVLRSNNEQFLDLAKTTLDKHFSDSKNDLEKRQQAIDSLIKPLNESLNKFDGKISEIEKAREGAYSEIKVFLDSMRGTTDKLQKETNTLVSALKTSHTRGKYGEIGLRRVVEFAGMSSFCDFEEQTSVQSENGLLRPDLIVNLPGNRKVIVDSKVPLNQYMMAFETEDETQRKHHLQLHAKAVREHLKNLSSKAYWNQYTEAPDYVVMYLQIESSFGAALELERTLIEDALNNRIIIATPTTLITMLRTIAFSWQQLNVAENIYQMRDAGIELYNRVNVLIQHLATVGHNLNQATQSYNKAIGSLENRFIPQVKKLKEIGGTLMEKEISETKPVDTMIRAINNVDIQ, encoded by the coding sequence ATGAACAGCGCAATTATCTTAACAGCCCTTCTTTTTTTTATCATTGGTGCTGTAATCAGTTTTTTATATGCTAAATCTAAAGCAAATTCAGCCATAATTGGAAATGAAATAAAATACCAAGAACTTCAGAAACAATATGAATCGTTAAAAAGTGAGTTTATCGAAATAAAAGATGATGCCAATTTCAATTTGGATCAATGGCAAAAAGAACGCGAAAAAAATACGGAATTAACCGTCCGTCATCAAGAAGCGATAAAAGCAGTTGAAGAACAGAAATCATTTATGCTTGAAACAAACGAACGATTAAAAGAGCAATTCGAAGCACTATCAGCTCAAGTTTTGAGAAGTAATAATGAACAATTTCTTGATTTAGCAAAAACGACGTTAGACAAACACTTTTCTGATTCGAAGAATGATTTGGAAAAACGTCAACAAGCCATTGATTCTTTGATCAAACCTTTGAATGAAAGCTTGAATAAATTTGATGGAAAAATTTCTGAAATTGAAAAGGCACGTGAAGGTGCATATTCAGAAATAAAAGTTTTCTTAGATTCGATGCGTGGCACAACGGATAAATTACAAAAAGAAACCAACACCTTAGTTTCTGCACTTAAAACTTCGCACACAAGAGGTAAATATGGTGAAATAGGTTTGCGTCGTGTTGTTGAATTTGCTGGCATGTCATCTTTTTGTGATTTCGAAGAACAAACTTCTGTACAATCTGAAAATGGTTTACTTCGTCCCGATTTAATTGTTAATCTTCCAGGAAATCGTAAAGTAATCGTGGACTCTAAAGTTCCATTGAACCAGTATATGATGGCTTTTGAAACGGAAGATGAAACCCAAAGGAAACATCATTTGCAACTACATGCAAAAGCAGTGCGCGAACATCTAAAGAATTTAAGCTCTAAAGCCTATTGGAATCAATATACCGAAGCACCAGATTATGTGGTGATGTATCTACAAATTGAAAGTTCTTTTGGTGCAGCCTTAGAATTGGAGCGAACTTTGATAGAAGATGCTCTAAACAATAGAATAATTATTGCAACACCCACTACTTTGATTACAATGCTTCGTACAATTGCGTTTAGCTGGCAACAATTAAATGTTGCAGAAAATATATATCAAATGCGCGATGCTGGAATCGAATTATACAATCGTGTAAACGTTTTAATTCAACATTTAGCCACAGTTGGTCATAATTTAAATCAGGCAACACAAAGTTATAATAAAGCGATCGGATCGCTTGAAAACCGCTTTATTCCTCAGGTGAAAAAGCTGAAAGAAATAGGTGGTACTTTGATGGAAAAAGAAATTTCAGAAACTAAGCCTGTCGACACAATGATTCGTGCAATAAATAACGTAGATATTCAATAA
- a CDS encoding CvpA family protein, whose product MSDFNQLDILILIALALGFINGFFKGFISQLIGLVGFFVAIWLSFKFYQIIEIYVDAYNIVADSLTSIVALIITFALAFFTIKLASSITQKTVEAIGLGIINRFGGAALGLIISLLLSASVLYYADPILELGFKETKDESQILPILNESSQIIKNSIFETKDNLRNVSNDSIK is encoded by the coding sequence ATGTCAGATTTTAATCAACTTGATATCCTCATCCTAATTGCATTAGCTTTGGGGTTTATCAATGGATTTTTCAAAGGATTTATTTCACAATTAATTGGTTTAGTCGGATTTTTTGTCGCAATTTGGTTAAGTTTTAAATTTTATCAAATCATTGAAATTTATGTCGATGCTTACAATATCGTCGCTGATAGTTTAACTTCAATAGTTGCCTTAATAATCACCTTTGCGTTAGCTTTTTTCACCATAAAGTTAGCCTCAAGTATCACGCAAAAAACCGTCGAAGCAATTGGTTTAGGAATCATAAATCGATTTGGTGGAGCAGCTTTAGGATTAATTATTTCATTATTATTATCCGCAAGTGTTTTGTATTACGCAGATCCAATTTTAGAATTAGGTTTTAAAGAAACAAAAGACGAAAGTCAAATTTTACCTATTCTAAATGAAAGTTCTCAAATCATCAAAAACTCCATCTTCGAGACAAAAGATAATCTACGAAACGTATCAAACGATTCTATAAAATAA
- a CDS encoding cysteine desulfurase family protein produces the protein MQRVYLDNAATTAIRPEVVDEMAHVMKNVFGNPSSTHVFGREAKALIEMSRKNIAQRLNVSPAEIYFTSCGTESNNTIIRSCINDLGVTRIITSDMEHKCVQESVKDVENRANIEVVKLNILKDGNIDYAQLEEVLKDQSKKTLVSLMHANNEIGNLTDVKAISKMCQENNTLFHTDTVQTVGHYDLDFQDLGMDFASCSAHKIHGPKGAGFLYAKKASHIKPLIAGGGQERGLRSGTENVYGIVGLSKSLDLALDELEAHVKHIKEIKQYTIDQLKKAIPGVAFNGLSEDLDKSLYALLSIKLPFHDTLIGFELELAGIAVSQGSACSSGAAKVSLVMQTLYTEEEIDQMTPLRVSYSYETTKEEIDILIGTLKKIAEKHQLQNA, from the coding sequence ACCCATCTTCTACTCACGTTTTTGGTAGAGAAGCCAAAGCATTGATCGAAATGTCAAGGAAAAATATTGCGCAACGATTAAACGTTTCTCCTGCCGAAATTTATTTCACTTCTTGTGGAACAGAATCTAACAACACAATTATTCGTTCTTGTATTAATGATTTGGGCGTTACTCGAATCATTACATCTGATATGGAGCACAAATGTGTGCAAGAAAGCGTAAAAGACGTTGAAAATAGAGCCAATATTGAAGTCGTTAAATTGAATATTTTAAAAGACGGAAATATCGATTATGCTCAATTAGAAGAAGTATTAAAAGATCAATCTAAAAAAACATTGGTTTCATTAATGCATGCAAACAACGAAATTGGAAACTTAACAGACGTGAAAGCAATTTCTAAAATGTGTCAAGAAAATAATACATTATTCCATACCGACACAGTACAAACTGTTGGTCATTATGATTTAGATTTTCAAGATTTGGGAATGGATTTCGCTTCTTGCTCTGCTCATAAAATTCATGGTCCAAAAGGTGCTGGGTTCTTGTATGCTAAAAAAGCATCACATATCAAACCATTGATTGCTGGTGGTGGACAAGAAAGAGGTTTACGTTCTGGAACAGAAAATGTGTACGGAATTGTTGGTCTTTCAAAATCATTAGACTTGGCTTTAGATGAATTAGAAGCACATGTAAAACACATCAAAGAAATCAAACAATATACGATTGATCAATTAAAAAAAGCAATTCCAGGTGTCGCTTTTAACGGACTTTCTGAAGATTTAGACAAAAGTTTATACGCTTTATTAAGCATCAAATTACCATTTCACGACACATTAATTGGTTTCGAATTAGAATTGGCAGGTATCGCAGTTTCTCAAGGAAGTGCATGCAGTTCTGGTGCAGCTAAAGTTTCATTAGTCATGCAAACATTATATACAGAAGAAGAAATCGATCAAATGACACCTTTACGTGTTTCGTATTCGTATGAAACAACTAAAGAGGAGATTGATATTCTAATCGGTACCTTGAAAAAAATCGCTGAAAAGCATCAATTACAAAACGCTTAA